One Primulina huaijiensis isolate GDHJ02 chromosome 8, ASM1229523v2, whole genome shotgun sequence genomic region harbors:
- the LOC140983069 gene encoding uncharacterized protein, whose protein sequence is MESTVFDNVRFEKEKAVAKFNQFRRIVKLWQFFELLVVLGLVSWTSARVPAVMKIAGGYFVEFSAYVFNHHVVFIIGNFIIVSLFLIFRRNEEALGQSGGGDGLYDDYVKHSVAIHQRVPLPPPGNMVPAVDEFAALGDDEKQIVVCSEEIKANPQSDEVATAIEEATRQIQRFQRTQSEKLKREITVRPRLELRRSETEKYQSKENSETESFESSEIDTLSGDEFRRTVEAFIDKHWSKKSNSPNQFENWGNVHLVKTTQ, encoded by the coding sequence ATGGAATCAACGGTGTTTGATAATGTCAGGTTTGAGAAGGAGAAGGCGGTTGCAAAGTTCAATCAATTTCGCAGAATCGTGAAGCTGTGGCAGTTTTTCGAACTTTTGGTAGTTCTGGGGCTGGTTTCGTGGACCTCTGCGCGTGTTCCGGCGGTTATGAAAATTGCGGGCGGGTATTTTGTGGAGTTCTCCGCCTATGTGTTCAATCACCACGTCGTTTTCATCATCGGGAATTTCATTATCGTATCGCTGTTTCTGATTTTTCGGCGAAACGAAGAAGCGTTGGGTCAATCCGGAGGCGGCGATGGTTTGTACGATGATTACGTGAAACACAGCGTGGCGATCCATCAGCGGGTGCCTCTTCCTCCTCCTGGAAATATGGTCCCAGCGGTGGATGAATTCGCCGCCCTTGGCGATGACGAGAAGCAGATTGTAGTATGCTCGGAGGAAATCAAGGCGAATCCGCAATCCGACGAGGTGGCGACTGCTATCGAAGAGGCTACGAGACAAATACAGAGGTTCCAGAGGACGCAATCGGAGAAACTGAAGCGTGAGATCACAGTGAGACCGAGGCTGGAGCTCCGAAGATCGGAAACGGAGAAATACCAGAGCAAGGAGAATTCCGAAACAGAGTCTTTCGAATCGTCGGAGATCGACACTCTGAGTGGCGACGAGTTCCGGCGTACCGTCGAGGCTTTCATCGATAAACACTGGAGCAAAAAGAGCAACTCACCGAATCAATTCGAAAACTGGGGGAATGTTCACTTGGTAAAAACGACACAATAA
- the LOC140983441 gene encoding glucose-1-phosphate adenylyltransferase large subunit 2, chloroplastic/amyloplastic-like isoform X1: protein MHKFQNVKITSFVVKMDSCCAAIKAKVLPAQINEGLRKGDNGFLGENFGPSLRKSFGFGTKNVKSFCGKRSRKSNPGVAFSVLTRDINKEMVPFESSSFVEERPMADPTSVASIILGGGAGTRLFPLTSRRAKPAVPIGGCYRLIDVPMSNCINSGIRKIFILTQFNSFSLNRHLARLYNFGNGVNFGDGFVEVLAATQTPGETGKKWFQGTADAVRQFIWVFEDAKNKKVENILILSGDHLYRMDYMEFIQKHIDTNADITVSCVPMDDSRASDFGLMKIDETGCIVHFAEKPKGSALKEMQVDTSRLGLSHQEAKRFPYIASMGVYVFKTDILLKLLKWNYPSCNDFGSEIIPSAVKDHNVQAFLFNDYWEDIGTIKSFFDANLALAEQPPKFDFNDPKTPFYTSPRFLPPTKVEKCKIVDAIISHGCFLRECSVEHSIVGIRSRLDHGVELKDTMMMGADYYQTESEIAAVLAQGKVPIGVGRNTKIRNCIIDKNAKIGKEVIITNKDGVEEADRADEGFYIRSGITVILKNSTIRDGTVI from the exons ATGCATAAATTTCAAAACGTAAAAATCACATCTTTCGTAG TAAAAATGGATTCCTGCTGTGCCGCCATTAAAGCTAAGGTGCTACCAGCACAAATCAACGAGGGTTTAAGAAAAGGAGATAATGGGTTTTTGGGAGAAAATTTTGGACCGAGTTTAAGGAAAAGTTTTGGGTTTGGGACAAAGAATGTGAAGAGTTTTTGTGGAAAAAGGTCAAGAAAATCCAATCCTGGAGTTGCATTCTCTGTTCTGACACGTGATATTAACAAAGAGATGGTG CCATTCGAATCGTCATCATTTGTCGAAGAGCGTCCAATGGCAGATCCTACTTCTGTTGCCTCGATCATTCTTGGCGGAGGTGCTGGCACTCGCCTCTTTCCTCTTACAAGCAGAAGAGCAAAACCTGCT GTCCCAATAGGTGGTTGTTATAGGCTAATTGATGTTCCCATGAGTAACTGCATCAACAGTGGGATAAGAAAGATTTTCATTTTAACTCAGTTCAATTCTTTCTCCCTCAATCGACACCTTGCTCGGTTATACAATTTTGGAAATGGTGTAAATTTTGGAGATGGTTTTGTGGAG GTTCTAGCTGCTACTCAGACACCCGGGGAGACGGGAAAAAAATGGTTTCAAGGAACGGCAGATGCTGTCCGACAATTTATATGGGTTTTTGAG GATGCCAAAAACAAGAAAGTTGAGAACATCTTGATTTTGTCTGGAGACCATCTATACCGGATGGATTACATGGAATTCATTCAG AAACATATAGATACAAATGCAGACATCACAGTGTCGTGTGTACCCATGGATGATAG CCGAGCATCAGACTTTGGGTTGATGAAAATTGATGAAACGGGGTGTATTGTGCATTTTGCTGAGAAACCAAAGGGCTCCGCATTGAAAGAAATG CAAGTTGACACCTCTCGTCTAGGACTATCTCATCAAGAGGCTAAAAGATTTCCTTACATTGCATCGATGGGTGTTTATGTGTTCAAGACGGACATCCtgctaaaacttttaaaatggAATTATCCTTCCTGTAACGACTTTGGCTCCGAAATTATTCCTTCTGCTGTGAAGGATCACAATGTTCAG GCGTTTCTATTTAACGACTACTGGGAAGACATTGGAACCATAAAATCCTTCTTTGATGCCAACTTGGCACTCGCAGAGCAG CCCCCAAAATTTGATTTCAATGATCCAAAAACACCATTCTATACGTCTCCAAGATTCTTGCCGCCTACTAAAGTTGAAAAATGCAAG ATAGTGGATGCGATAATTTCGCATGGCTGTTTTTTACGGGAATGTAGCGTAGAGCATTCCATTGTAGGCATACGGTCACGCTTAGACCATGGTGTTGAGCTCAAG GATACCATGATGATGGGCGCAGACTATTATCAAACAGAATCTGAAATTGCAGCTGTTCTAGCACAGGGCAAGGTTCCAATCGGTGTGGGACGAAATACCAAAATCAG GAATTGTATAATCGACAAAAATGCAAAGATTGGGAAGGAGGTGATCATTACGAATAAAGAT GGTGTCGAAGAAGCAGATAGAGCAGACGAAGGATTTTACATTCGATCCGGGATCACAGTCATACTGAAGAACTCCACCATTAGAGATGGAACAGTCATATAA
- the LOC140983441 gene encoding glucose-1-phosphate adenylyltransferase large subunit 2, chloroplastic/amyloplastic-like isoform X2, with protein MDSCCAAIKAKVLPAQINEGLRKGDNGFLGENFGPSLRKSFGFGTKNVKSFCGKRSRKSNPGVAFSVLTRDINKEMVPFESSSFVEERPMADPTSVASIILGGGAGTRLFPLTSRRAKPAVPIGGCYRLIDVPMSNCINSGIRKIFILTQFNSFSLNRHLARLYNFGNGVNFGDGFVEVLAATQTPGETGKKWFQGTADAVRQFIWVFEDAKNKKVENILILSGDHLYRMDYMEFIQKHIDTNADITVSCVPMDDSRASDFGLMKIDETGCIVHFAEKPKGSALKEMQVDTSRLGLSHQEAKRFPYIASMGVYVFKTDILLKLLKWNYPSCNDFGSEIIPSAVKDHNVQAFLFNDYWEDIGTIKSFFDANLALAEQPPKFDFNDPKTPFYTSPRFLPPTKVEKCKIVDAIISHGCFLRECSVEHSIVGIRSRLDHGVELKDTMMMGADYYQTESEIAAVLAQGKVPIGVGRNTKIRNCIIDKNAKIGKEVIITNKDGVEEADRADEGFYIRSGITVILKNSTIRDGTVI; from the exons ATGGATTCCTGCTGTGCCGCCATTAAAGCTAAGGTGCTACCAGCACAAATCAACGAGGGTTTAAGAAAAGGAGATAATGGGTTTTTGGGAGAAAATTTTGGACCGAGTTTAAGGAAAAGTTTTGGGTTTGGGACAAAGAATGTGAAGAGTTTTTGTGGAAAAAGGTCAAGAAAATCCAATCCTGGAGTTGCATTCTCTGTTCTGACACGTGATATTAACAAAGAGATGGTG CCATTCGAATCGTCATCATTTGTCGAAGAGCGTCCAATGGCAGATCCTACTTCTGTTGCCTCGATCATTCTTGGCGGAGGTGCTGGCACTCGCCTCTTTCCTCTTACAAGCAGAAGAGCAAAACCTGCT GTCCCAATAGGTGGTTGTTATAGGCTAATTGATGTTCCCATGAGTAACTGCATCAACAGTGGGATAAGAAAGATTTTCATTTTAACTCAGTTCAATTCTTTCTCCCTCAATCGACACCTTGCTCGGTTATACAATTTTGGAAATGGTGTAAATTTTGGAGATGGTTTTGTGGAG GTTCTAGCTGCTACTCAGACACCCGGGGAGACGGGAAAAAAATGGTTTCAAGGAACGGCAGATGCTGTCCGACAATTTATATGGGTTTTTGAG GATGCCAAAAACAAGAAAGTTGAGAACATCTTGATTTTGTCTGGAGACCATCTATACCGGATGGATTACATGGAATTCATTCAG AAACATATAGATACAAATGCAGACATCACAGTGTCGTGTGTACCCATGGATGATAG CCGAGCATCAGACTTTGGGTTGATGAAAATTGATGAAACGGGGTGTATTGTGCATTTTGCTGAGAAACCAAAGGGCTCCGCATTGAAAGAAATG CAAGTTGACACCTCTCGTCTAGGACTATCTCATCAAGAGGCTAAAAGATTTCCTTACATTGCATCGATGGGTGTTTATGTGTTCAAGACGGACATCCtgctaaaacttttaaaatggAATTATCCTTCCTGTAACGACTTTGGCTCCGAAATTATTCCTTCTGCTGTGAAGGATCACAATGTTCAG GCGTTTCTATTTAACGACTACTGGGAAGACATTGGAACCATAAAATCCTTCTTTGATGCCAACTTGGCACTCGCAGAGCAG CCCCCAAAATTTGATTTCAATGATCCAAAAACACCATTCTATACGTCTCCAAGATTCTTGCCGCCTACTAAAGTTGAAAAATGCAAG ATAGTGGATGCGATAATTTCGCATGGCTGTTTTTTACGGGAATGTAGCGTAGAGCATTCCATTGTAGGCATACGGTCACGCTTAGACCATGGTGTTGAGCTCAAG GATACCATGATGATGGGCGCAGACTATTATCAAACAGAATCTGAAATTGCAGCTGTTCTAGCACAGGGCAAGGTTCCAATCGGTGTGGGACGAAATACCAAAATCAG GAATTGTATAATCGACAAAAATGCAAAGATTGGGAAGGAGGTGATCATTACGAATAAAGAT GGTGTCGAAGAAGCAGATAGAGCAGACGAAGGATTTTACATTCGATCCGGGATCACAGTCATACTGAAGAACTCCACCATTAGAGATGGAACAGTCATATAA
- the LOC140983655 gene encoding proteasome subunit alpha type-1-A-like yields MFRNQYDTDVTTWSPAGRLFQVEYAMEAVKQGSAAIGLRSKTHVVLACVNKASSELSSHQKKIFKVDDHIGVAIAGLTADGRVLSRYMRNECINYSYTYESKLPVGRLVVQLADKAQVCTQRSWKRPYGVGLLVGGLDESGAHLYYNCPSGNYFEYQAFAIGSRSQAAKTYLERKFESFMESSRDTLIKDALFALRETIQGEKMTSSICTIAIMGVGEAFHILDQETVQSLLNEFEVVGEDTPTDEAAAPDQARDADAGAATAGDQGVAPMDI; encoded by the exons ATGTTCCGAAACCAGTACGATACTGATGTGACAACGTGGTCGCCGGCGGGGCGGCTTTTTCAAGTAGAGTATGCGATGGAGGCGGTGAAGCAAGGGTCGGCTGCGATTGGGCTGAGATCAAAGACGCACGTGGTCTTAGCGTGCGTGAATAAGGCCAGCTCCGAGCTTTCTTCTCACCAGAAGAAGATATTCAAGGTCGATGACCACATCGGCGTCGCCATTGCTGGTCTTACCGCCGACGGACGCGTCCTCTCCAGATATATGCGCAATGAGTGCATCAATTATTCCTACACATACGAGTCGAAGCTCCCCGTCGGGCGTCTTGTTGTTCAGCTTGCTGACAAGGCTCag GTCTGCACACAACGATCATGGAAGCGACCTTATGGTGTTGGTCTGCTGGTCGGTGGTCTTGATGAATCAGGAGCTCACCTATATTACAACTGTCCAAGTGGTAATTACTTTGAATATCAAGCATTTGCAATTGGATCTCGGTCACAGGCTGCAAAAACTTACTTAGAACGTAAGTTTGAGAGTTTCATGGAATCATCACGAGATACTCTGATCAAGGATGCACTTTTTGCGTTGAGGGAAACTATACAAGGAGAGAAAATGACGAGCTCGATATGCACAATTGCCATAATGGGGGTAGGGGAGGCATTCCATATACTGGATCAAGAAACTGTGCAATCCTTGCTCAATGAATTTGAGGTTGTAGGTGAAGATACTCCTACTGATGAGGCTGCTGCTCCAGATCAAGCTCGTGATGCTGATGCAGGTGCTGCTACCGCTGGTGACCAAGGCGTTGCTCCAATGGATATCTGA
- the LOC140983012 gene encoding isoflavone reductase-like protein — translation MAERSKILIIGGTGYIGKFVLEASAKSSHPTFALFRESTISDPVKGKVVEGFKKAGVTVLIGDLYDHESLVKAIKQVDVVISTVGNFQLADQVKIIAAIKEAGNVKRFLPSEFGNDVDRARAVEPAKSAFETKVQIRRAIEAEGIPYTYVSSNYFAGYSLPTLSQPGATSPPRDKVIILGDGNAKAVFNYEHDIGTYTIKAVDDPRTLNKILFIKPPKNIYSFNDLVSLWEKKIGKTLEKVYVPEEQVLKQIAEAPTPLNVILSINHSIFVKGDQTYFEIEPSFGVDSSELYPEVEYKTVEEYLDQFV, via the exons ATGGCTGAGAGGAGCAAGATTCTGATAATCGGAGGAACGGGGTACATCGGCAAATTCGTATTGGAAGCAAGCGCAAAATCCAGCCACCCCACGTTTGCTTTGTTCAGAGAGAGCACCATTTCTGATCCTGTTAAAGGCAAAGTCGTCGAGGGTTTCAAGAAAGCTGGTGTCACCGTTCTTATT GGTGATTTGTATGATCACGAGAGCTTGGTGAAGGCTATAAAGCAAGTGGATGTGGTCATATCCACAGTTGGTAACTTTCAGTTGGCTGATCAAGTAAAGATCATTGCTGCTATTAAAGAGGCTGGAAATGTCAAG AGATTCTTGCCTTCGGAATTCGGGAACGATGTAGATCGTGCTCGCGCTGTTGAACCAGCAAAGTCTGCATTTGAAACTAAAGTTCAAATCCGCAGAGCAATTGAAGCAGAAGGAATACCTTACACGTATGTGTCATCCAACTATTTCGCGGGCTATTCGCTCCCAACGCTAAGTCAACCAGGCGCTACTTCTCCCCCGAGAGATAAAGTGATTATCTTAGGAGATGGCAACGCTAAAG CTGTCTTCAATTATGAGCACGATATCGGCACATATACGATCAAAGCAGTGGATGATCCAAGAACATTGAACAAGATTCTGTTCATCAAGCCACCCAAGAATATCTATTCATTCAATGATCTTGTTTCATTGTGGGAGAAGAAGATTGGTAAAACATTGGAGAAAGTGTATGTACCCGAAGAACAAGTCTTGAAACAAATCGCAGAAGCTCCAACCCCTCTCAACGTCATACTCTCCATCAACCACTCAATCTTTGTGAAGGGGGATCAAACGTATTTCGAAATCGAGCCCTCGTTCGGGGTCGATTCCTCTGAGCTCTATCCAGAGGTTGAATACAAAACTGTGGAAGAGTATCTCGATCAGTTTGTCTAA